From Bacteroidales bacterium:
GGCCTTTTGTATTGCGGAGTATGTTGCACGGGCTCTATGCCGGCCTGGCTGCATCTGCCGTGCTGACACTGATTATTTATTATGGTACCAGAGATTTCGAGGATATTTATGAATTATTTGATGTGAGGATTATGGCATTACTTTATCCGGTGCTTATCGGCATAGGTGTAGTAATGAATGCAATTTCTTCATTTTTCTCGGTTAACCGATATTTACGAATGAACAAGGATGAATTGTACTTTTAAAAATTAATAACATGGCAAAGAAACAGGATGAGAAAAAACAGGCAGATTTTGCTCTGGGTCCGGAAAATTACCGGTTGCTGCTGATTGGCTTTGCAATCATCGTACTGGGATTTATCCTGATGGCCGGAGGGAAAGCTCCGAGTCCCGATGTTTTCAACGAGAAGGAAATTTTCAGTTTCCGCCGGATTACTCTGGCTCCCATGATTGTGCTGGCAGGTTTTGTCTTTGAGATCTATGCCATCATGAAAAAGCCCAGGAACTCACAGCCGGAAGAATAGTTGGTATTCACTGAAATTGCGGAATGCATGGAGTATTTAGAGTCGGTATTGCTGGGAATCCTTCAGGGATTGACAGAATTTCTTCCGGTTAGCAGCAGCGGGCATCTGGAAATTGGTAAGGCCT
This genomic window contains:
- a CDS encoding DUF3098 domain-containing protein — protein: MAKKQDEKKQADFALGPENYRLLLIGFAIIVLGFILMAGGKAPSPDVFNEKEIFSFRRITLAPMIVLAGFVFEIYAIMKKPRNSQPEE